The following are encoded together in the Acanthochromis polyacanthus isolate Apoly-LR-REF ecotype Palm Island chromosome 14, KAUST_Apoly_ChrSc, whole genome shotgun sequence genome:
- the csrnp3 gene encoding cysteine/serine-rich nuclear protein 3 — MRRAMSGILKRKFEEVEASSSPCSSVRESDDEVSCSESGDSSDSVNPSASGPFTPDSILKREKRLRTRRVHFENVTVYYFSRRQGFTSVPSQGGSTLGMSNRHSWIRQYSLGEFALEQERIHRDMLRDHLKEEKLNSIKLKLTKNGTVESEEANTLTAEDISDDDIDLDNTEVDEYFFLQPLTTKKRRALLRSSGVKKIDVEEKHELRAIRMSREDCGCDCRVFCDPETCACSIAGIKCQVDRMSFPCGCTKEGCSNSTGRVEFNPIRVRTHFLHTIMKLELEKSREQQQPSPNNGYRSETNDLGGANPFAQSQHRLEYSLSDAVPQTATMHLQAADEMEEPLDDEDEEEDEEDDEEEEENEEDEEDEEDSSSVCSGLSDSSTQSLANSDSEDEEGDDEDEEKSENFEDDMTTPAVSHTEVVPLSSVLCYNDGSVAHDSHINGNAYLMNSSSAEYYQLGSSSAVSNGQTSQPSEPYGEALAFQDPVSTTNGSVARGPFNVAAEQYTDYSSQPEEQYTANHHFTLTSNAPATPLTCYTPDQKKKVLSKAAFAEQPENQTQFQNYLNNNNQGSYSTHSSCMTAEQPPQESNLNGHSDLTLLANTTKNLPLPDHCPEVTAI; from the exons ATGCGGCGGGCCATGAGCGGAATACTGAAGAGGAAATTTGAGGAGGTGGAAGCCTCCTCCTCCCCGTGCTCTTCTGTGCGGGAGTCTGATGATGAGGTCTCCTGCAGTGAGAGTGGGGATAGCAGCGACAGTGTCAACCCCTCTGCCTCGGGCCCTTTCACCC CTGACTCAATACTGAAGAGGGAGAAGCGCCTGCGGACGAGGAGGGTGCATTTTGAGAATGTGACTGTGTACTACTTCAGCCGGCGGCAGGGCTTTACCAGCGTGCCCAGCCAGGGAGGCAGCACACTGGGCATGTCCAACAGGCACAGCTGGATCAGGCAGTACTCCCTGGGCGAGTTTGCCCTGGAGCAGGAGAGGATCCACAGAGACATGCTCAGAGACCACTTGAAGGAGGAGAAACTCAACTCTATTAAACTCAAG cTGACTAAGAATGGCACAGTGGAGTCTGAGGAGGCCAACACACTCACAGCCGAGGACATTTCAGATGATGACATTGATCTGGACAACACAGAGGTAGACGAGTACTTCTTCTTGCAGCCTCTCACCACTAAAAAGCGCCGCGCTCTGCTGCGCTCCTCTGGGGTGAAGAAGATTGACgtggaagaaaaacatgaacttCGGGCCATTCGCATGTCCAGAGAGGACTGTGGCTGTGACTGCAGAGTTTTCTGTGACCCAGAGACCTGTGCCTGTAGCATCGCAGGGATCAAGTGCCAG GTGGACCGTATGTCATTTCCATGTGGCTGCACTAAAGAAGGTTGCAGCAATTCAACTGGAAGAGTGGAGTTTAACCCCATCCGTGTTCGCACCCATTTCTTGCACACTATAATGAAGCTGGAACTGGAGAAGAGTCGTGAGCAGCAGCAACCATCCCCAAACAACGGTTACCGTAGCGAAACCAACGACCTGGGAGGAGCAAACCCGTTTGCTCAGTCGCAGCACCGGTTGGAGTACTCTCTGTCAGACGCTGTGCCGCAGACGGCTACCATGCACCTACAGGCTGCAGACGAGATGGAGGAGCCACTAGATGACGAAGACGAGGAAGAAGACGAGGAAGAcgacgaggaggaagaggaaaatgaggaagatgaggaggatgaggaggacagTAGCAGTGTTTGCAGCGGACTGTCTGACTCCAGCACGCAGAGCTTAGCTAACAGCGACTCTGAGGACGAGGAAGGggatgatgaggatgaagagaaGTCTGAGAATTTCGAGGACGATATGACGACCCCAGCGGTTTCTCATACTGAAGTGGTGCCCTTGTCCTCTGTGCTGTGTTACAACGATGGCTCTGTGGCACATGACAGCCACATAAATGGAAACGCTTActtgatgaactcctcctcggcTGAGTACTATCAGCTAGGGAGCTCCAGTGCCGTCTCTAATGGCCAAACCAGCCAACCCAGTGAACCCTACGGGGAAGCCTTAGCATTCCAAGATCCAGTTAGCACGACCAACGGCAGCGTGGCCCGGGGACCGTTCAATGTGGCTGCTGAGCAGTACACAGACTACTCCAGTCAGCCTGAGGAACAGTACACAGCCAATCACCATTTCACTCTGACCAGTAATGCTCCTGCCACCCCTTTGACCTGCTACACACCTGATCAGAAGAAGAAGGTGTTGTCCAAGGCAGCGTTTGCGGAGCAGCCTGAGAATCAGACACAGTTTCAAAACTACCTGAACAATAACAATCAGGGTTCCTACAGCACTCACAGCTCGTGTATGACAGCTGAACAGCCACCACAAGAGTCAAATCTTAATGGACATTCCGACCTGACCTTACTAGCAAACACTACTAAGAACCTCCCTTTACCAGACCATTGCCCTGAGGTCACAGCCATTTAG